In a genomic window of Chaetodon trifascialis isolate fChaTrf1 chromosome 8, fChaTrf1.hap1, whole genome shotgun sequence:
- the tfe3a gene encoding transcription factor E3a, with the protein MSAVSSDQIHIGEQNRTGAEPEQREAGILPPQTVFVILDSADTLNLVRVESGIVADIEVDALLPSDCDTFYQIKSQPISISTSATASSSSSSSLPSTMSSRVLMRQDLMRQQALEEEQKEAQKQLLRSADSSSSVSVSVSTSCRPPAQVPVEVLKVQTNLENPTRYHIQQAQRQQVRQYLSTTQTTITADTANQEPAGPTPNYSPQLSPAPKLHPADSARTKEIEEAVINDVISLESSLNDEFVTLIDSGLQIANTMSLSGDMLDVYGGSRGMATPTVGVSNSCPADLHAVKRELSDVEAKALIKERQKKDNHNLIERRRRFNINDRIKELGDLIPKSTDPDTRWNKGTILKASVDYIRKLQKEQHRVRDMEERQRRLETTNHSLLLRIQELELQTRLHAFSSSSSSSSSPLPTSSSSSSLDPQVLLSPPPSHLFPSSSPSLATPSLGLDALSFVELDEPQGASAVFSPGLMSDVGGLTELHGLGDILMEEEGGGVVSDPLLSCGASKTSSRRSSFSMDEDL; encoded by the exons ATGTCAGCCGTCAGCTCGGACCAGATCCACATCGGTGAGCAGAACCGAACCGGAGCCGAGCCGGAACAGCGAGAGGCCGGGATCCTGCCGCCGCAGACCGTGTTCGTCATCCTGGATTCGGCTGACACACTCAACCTGGTCCG gGTGGAGTCTGGTATCGTCGCAGACATCGAGGTCGACGCGTTGCTGCCATCAGACTGTGACACCTTCTACCAGATCAagagtcagccaatcagcatcag tACATCAGCcacagcttcctcctcctcctcatcttcactgCCGTCAACTATGTCATCCAG GGTTTTGATGCGTCAGGATTTGATGCGTCAGCAGgctctggaggaggagcagaaggaggcgCAGAAGCAGCTGCTCCGCTCAGCTGACTCGtcctcctccgtctctgtctctgtgtccaccTCCTGCCGACCTCCTGCTCAGGTCCCTGTGGAGGTGCTGAAG GTGCAGACTAACCTGGAGAACCCCACCAGGTATCACATCCAGCAGGCTCAGAGGCAGCAGGTGCGTCAGTATCTCTCCACCACGCAGACCACCATCACCGCAGATacagccaatcaggagccaGCTGGACCAACACCAAACTACTCCCCCCAGCTGAGCCCCGCCCCCAAATTACACCCTGCAGACAGCGCCCGAACAAAGGAG ATAGAGGAGGCGGTCATCAATGACGTCATCAGCCTGGAATCTAGCTTGAATGACGAGTTTGTGACGCTGATCGACTCTGGGCTGCAGATCGCCAACacg ATGTCGTTGTCGGGGGACATGCTGGACGTGTatggaggcagcagagggaTGGCCACGCCCACCGTCGGCGTTAGCAACAGTTGCCCGGCTGACCTGCACGCCGTCAAGAGAGAGCTGAGCG atGTGGAGGCCAAAGCTCTGAtcaaagagagacaaaagaagGACAACCACAACCTCA ttgagaggaggaggaggttcaaCATCAACGACCGCATCAAAGAACTCGGAGACCTCATCCCCAAATCCACCGACCC GGACACGAGGTGGAACAAAGGGACCATCCTGAAGGCGTCGGTGGACTACATCCGCAAACTACAGAAGGAGCAACACAGAGTCCGAGAcatggaggagagacagaggaggctgGAGACCACCAACCACTCCCTCCTGCTACGCATACAG GAGCTGGAGCTTCAGACTCGCCTCCAcgccttctcctcctcctcctcctcctcctcctcacctctccccacctcctcctcctcctcttctctggaCCCCCAGGTCCTGCTCTCCCCCCCGCCGTCTCACCTCTTCCCCTCGTCCTCCCCCTCCCTGGCGACCCCCTCCCTGGGTCTGGATGCCCTGAGTTTCGTGGAGCTGGACGAGCCTCAGGGAGCCTCCGCCGTCTTCTCCCCGGGCCTGATGTCTGACGTGGGGGGGCTGACAGAGCTCCACGGCCTGGGAGACAtcctgatggaggaggagggaggaggggtggtgTCGGACCCCCTGCTCTCCTGCGGAGCCTCAAagaccagcagcaggaggagcagcttcagcatGGACGAGGACCTTTGA
- the fgd1 gene encoding FYVE, RhoGEF and PH domain-containing protein 1, protein MCEDIHESMIPPSTVPPKPPHLQQQAGLSRPRPRAPDKPLPPPPPCRPLPVDPRGGRTPPTHGDSTASPTCVLSLIEKFEREQIIVVPDITGGALCPRLPDPPSSLSSSRPSSPPSSSLAPPPPDEEPTLEIKGHDDITQGGDGEEGGGDLHDDHDDDDDDDDDDDDDDEELVAACRDDPHQKRFSMESGYSASEKHLEDDVVAVEMREQQQQQPLLLDQSELPSEHLSLPSSQTDGKLANRDSGIDSISSPSHSEELCFAGVDDGGVVYPCSPALLPRLSSSSSYAGEGGEGEGGGARGGARRRREFSEEGDSDLEEEEEAELTLVLPPPKTDRQDSAELSIQQKVFNIANELLLTETAYVSKLHLLDQVFCARLLEEARSRSSFPCDVIQGIFSNICSIYCFHQQFLLPALQKRMEEWDSNPRIGDILQKLAPFLKMYGEYVKNFDRAMELVNTWMERSVQFKTIIQEIQREERCGNLTLQHHMLEPVQRIPRYELLLKDYLHRLPEDAPDYRDAQKSLELIATAAEHSNAAIRKMERMRKLLKVYELLGGEEDIVNPTNELIKEGHILKLSNKNGTTQDRYLILFNDRLLYCVPKLRLIGQKYGVRARIDVDGMELKETSSVAVPRTFLVSGKQRSLELQARTEDEKKDWIQAIQATIQRHEQTVESFRHLNCSLRDDESTPPHSPSCVELGKRAPTPIREKEVTLCMKCQEPFNSITKRRHHCKACGHVVCGKCSEFRARLSYDNNRTNRVCVDCYAMLVGVSPSPCTLTSSTQRRRSILEKQASLAAENSVICSFLHHMEKGGGRGWQKAWFVIPENEPLVLYIYGAPQDVKAQRSVPLIGFEVSLPESCDRLERRHAFKISQSHLTLFFSAEGEELQRRWMDVLSRAGRGEEHQVHRPIVESLEEEGEELAEGENT, encoded by the exons atgTGTGAAGACATTCATGAGTCTATGATCCCGCCTTCCACAGTTCCCCCGAAGCCCCCCCACCTCCAGCAACAGGCAGGGCTGTCCAGGCCACGCCCACGGGCTCCAGACAagcccctcccccctcccccgccCTGCAGACCCCTTCCGGTGGACCCCCGGGGGGGCCGGACTCCACCGACCCACGGCGACAGCACGGCCTCCCCTACCTGTGTACTGTCACTCATCGAGAAGTTTGAGCG tgaGCAGATCATCGTGGTTCCTGACATCACTGGGGGGGCTCTGTGTCCTCGCCTTCCtgaccccccctcctccctctcatcctcaCGACcttcatcaccaccatcatcatcactcgCCCCTCCCCCACCTGATGAAGAGCCAACCTTGGAGATCAAAGGTCATGATGACATCACTCAAGGGGGTGAtggggaggagggaggcggCGACCTACATGATgaccatgatgatgatgatgatgatgatgatgatgatgatgatgatgatgaagagctggTAGCGGCGTGTCGGGACGACCCACATCAGAAGCGTTTCTCGATGGAGTCGGGTTACAGCGCCTCAGAAAAACACCTGGAGGACGATGTGGTTGCCGTGGAGATGAgagagcaacaacagcagcagccgctGTTactcgaccaatcagagctcccCTCAGAGCAtctttccctcccctcctctcagaCGGACGGGAAGCTGGCCAATCGGGACAGCGGCATCGACAGCATCAGCTCTCCGTCACACAGCGAGGAACTCTGCTTTGCTGGCGTGGATGACGGAGGCGTGGTTTACCCATGCAGCCCCGCCCTCCTGCCCCGCCTCTCCAGCTCATCCTCGTAcgcaggggagggaggagaaggggagggagggggggcgcGGGGCGGAGCCAGGAGGAGAAGGGAGTTCTCTGAGGAAGGAGACAgtgacctggaggaggaggaggaggctgagttGACGCTGGTGCTGCCTCCCcccaagacagacagacaggactcTGCTGag CTGTCCATCCAGCAGAAGGTCTTCAACATCGCCAATGAGCTGCTCCTCACAGAGACCGCCTACGTCTCTAAGCTCCACCTCCTGGACCAG gttttCTGTGCTCGCCTCCTGGAGGAGGCTCGCTCTCGCTCCTCCTTCCCCTGTGATGTCATTCAGGGGATCTTCTCCAACATCTGCTCCATCTACTGTTTCCATCAGCAGTTTCTTCTGCCGGCACTGCAGAAACGGATGGAGGAGTG GGACTCTAACCCGCGGATTGGGGACATCCTGCAGAAGCTGGCCCCCTTCCTGAAGATGTATGGCGAGTACGTGAAGAACTTCGACCGAGCCATGGAGCTGGTCAACACCTGGATGGAGAGATCAGTTCAGTTCAAGACCATCATCCAGGAGATCCAG AGGGAGGAGCGCTGTGGGAACCTgactctgcagcatcacatgcTGGAGCCAGTTCAGAGGATTCCTCGTTACGAGCTGCTGCTCAAAGATTATCTGCACCGATTGCCCGAGGACGCCCCGGACTACAGGGACGCCCAGA agtcTCTGGAGCTGATCGCCACGGCAGCAGAACACTCCAACGCTGCCATCAGGAAGATG gAGCGAATGAGGAAGCTGTTGAAGGTGTACGAGTTGTtgggaggagaagaagacatTGTCAACCCAACAAATGAGCTCATCAAAGAAGGACACATCCTTAAACTGTCCAACAAGAACGGGACCACGCAGGACAGATACCTCATACTG ttcAATGACAGGTTGCTGTACTGTGTCCCAAAGCTGCGTCTGATTGGGCAGAAGTATGGCGTCCGTGCTCGCATCGATGTGGACGGTATGGAG CTGAAAGAGACCAGCAGTGTTGCTGTTCCCAGGACGTTCCTGGTGTCCGGAAAACAAAGGTCCCTGGAGCTGCAAGCCAG GACAGAGGACGAGAAGAAGGACTGGATTCAG GCCATCCAGGCGACCATTCAGAGACACGAGCAGACGGTGGAGAGCTTCAGACACCTGAACTGTTCACTGCGAGACGACGAGTCCACGCCTCCTCACTCCCCG agctGCGTGGAGTTGGGAAAGAGAGCTCCGACTCCCATCAGAGAGAAGGAGGTCACTCTGTGCATGAAGTGTCAGGAGCCGTTCAACTCCATCACCAAGAGACGCCATCACTGCAAAGCTTGTGGACAC GTGGTTTGTGGGAAATGTTCAGAGTTTCGTGCTCGTCTGTCGTACGACAACAATCGAACCAACCGTGTTTGCGTGGACTGCTATGCCATGCTGGTGGGAGTGTCGCCCTCGCCCTGCACGCTGACTAGCAGCACCCAAAGGAGGCGCTCCATCCTGGAG AAACAGGCCTCCCTGGCAGCAGAGAACAGTGTGATTTGTAGTTTTCTTCACCAcatggagaaaggaggggggCGGGGCTGGCAGAAGGCCTGGTTTGTCATCCCTGAAAATGAACCCCTGGTGCTCTACATCTACGGAGCTCCTCAG GATGTGAAGGCGCAGCGCAGcgtgcctctgattggctttgAGGTCTCCCTTCCTGAGTCATGTGACCGCCTGGAGCGACGCCACGCCTTCAAGATCTCCCAGAGTCACCTGACCCTGTTCTTCAGCGCCGAGGGGGAGGAGCTACAGCGGAGATGGATGGACGTCCTGTCAAGGGCCGGGAGGGGGGAGGAGCATCAGGTCCACCGGCCAATCGTggagagtctggaggaagagggggaggagctagcagagggagaaaacacGTGA